A genomic region of Homo sapiens chromosome 4, GRCh38.p14 Primary Assembly contains the following coding sequences:
- the NICOL1 gene encoding NELL2-interacting cell ontogeny regulator 1 isoform X3 produces the protein MKTVMGMKMHFWAAPLPLLAMAPPPACRSPMSPPPPPLLLLLLSLALLGARARAEPAGSAVPAQSRPCVDCHAFEFMQRALQDLRKTACSLDARTETLLLQAERRALCACWPAGH, from the exons atgaagaCAGTCATGGGAATGAAGATGCATTTTTG GGCGGCCCCGCTCCCTCTGCTGGCCATGGCCCCCCCGCCCGCGTGCCGGTCCCCGATgtcaccgccgccgccgccgctgctgctgctgctgctgagtcTGGCGCTGCTGGGCGCCCGGGCCCGCGCCGAGCCCGCCGGGAGTGCCGTCCCCGCGCAGA GCCGCCCATGCGTGGACTGCCACGCCTTCGAGTTCATGCAGCGCGCCCTGCAGGACCTGCGGAAGACAGCCTGCAGCCTGGACGCGCGG ACGGAGACCCTACTGCTGCAGGCAGAGCGCCGTGCCCTGTGTGCCTGCTGGCCAGCGGGGCACTGA
- the NICOL1 gene encoding NELL2-interacting cell ontogeny regulator 1 precursor, with product MAPPPACRSPMSPPPPPLLLLLLSLALLGARARAEPAGSAVPAQSRPCVDCHAFEFMQRALQDLRKTACSLDARTETLLLQAERRALCACWPAGH from the exons ATGGCCCCCCCGCCCGCGTGCCGGTCCCCGATgtcaccgccgccgccgccgctgctgctgctgctgctgagtcTGGCGCTGCTGGGCGCCCGGGCCCGCGCCGAGCCCGCCGGGAGTGCCGTCCCCGCGCAGA GCCGCCCATGCGTGGACTGCCACGCCTTCGAGTTCATGCAGCGCGCCCTGCAGGACCTGCGGAAGACAGCCTGCAGCCTGGACGCGCGG ACGGAGACCCTACTGCTGCAGGCAGAGCGCCGTGCCCTGTGTGCCTGCTGGCCAGCGGGGCACTGA
- the NICOL1 gene encoding NELL2-interacting cell ontogeny regulator 1 isoform X2, with the protein MFRAALEDSVEKKSSLKETETTSKGTSKYDRERETEMKTVMGMKMHFWVRTPASGRGRGGSDHARSSFSPAGLALWRSRPGAASSRQSSRLHPPWAWTLLPGAAPGQGQAHPIPGAS; encoded by the exons ATGTTCAGGGCGGCCCTCGAGGACAGCGTGGAGAAGAAATCCTCCCT gaaggaaacagaaacaacATCCAAAGGAACCAGCAAgtatgacagagagagagagacagagatgaagaCAGTCATGGGAATGAAGATGCATTTTTG GGTCAGGACACCCGCGTCCGGCCGGGGCAGGGGCGGCTCTGACCACGCGAGAAGCAG CTTTTCTCCCGCCGGCCTTGCGCTCTGGAGGTCTCGCCCCGGCGCCGCCTCCTCCAGGCAGTCCTCTAGACTGCATCCGCCATGGGCCTGGACGCTGCTCCCGGGGGCAGCCCCCGGCCAGGGCCAGGCACACCCGATTCCTGGAGCGTCCTAG
- the NICOL1 gene encoding NELL2-interacting cell ontogeny regulator 1 isoform X1 — protein MFRAALEDSVEKKSSLKETETTSKGTSKYDRERETEMKTVMGMKMHFWAAPLPLLAMAPPPACRSPMSPPPPPLLLLLLSLALLGARARAEPAGSAVPAQSRPCVDCHAFEFMQRALQDLRKTACSLDARTETLLLQAERRALCACWPAGH, from the exons ATGTTCAGGGCGGCCCTCGAGGACAGCGTGGAGAAGAAATCCTCCCT gaaggaaacagaaacaacATCCAAAGGAACCAGCAAgtatgacagagagagagagacagagatgaagaCAGTCATGGGAATGAAGATGCATTTTTG GGCGGCCCCGCTCCCTCTGCTGGCCATGGCCCCCCCGCCCGCGTGCCGGTCCCCGATgtcaccgccgccgccgccgctgctgctgctgctgctgagtcTGGCGCTGCTGGGCGCCCGGGCCCGCGCCGAGCCCGCCGGGAGTGCCGTCCCCGCGCAGA GCCGCCCATGCGTGGACTGCCACGCCTTCGAGTTCATGCAGCGCGCCCTGCAGGACCTGCGGAAGACAGCCTGCAGCCTGGACGCGCGG ACGGAGACCCTACTGCTGCAGGCAGAGCGCCGTGCCCTGTGTGCCTGCTGGCCAGCGGGGCACTGA